In a genomic window of Gloeocapsopsis dulcis:
- a CDS encoding HhoA/HhoB/HtrA family serine endopeptidase, whose amino-acid sequence MSLSFKSLTTALILLVIGGAAGWWGSRFSVYSRSSDEFTTVPVIVQPGSGLVIPKATTGLSENNDRNFIASAVEKVGPAVVRINATRKVANRLPGAFNNPLLRRFFGSEQQIPEERIERGTGSGFILTPDGRVLTNAHVVADTNTVQVTLKDGRSFEGKVVGVDAVTDVAVVKIKANNLPAVKLGNSRNLSPGQWAIAIGNPLGLDNTVTVGIISATDRSSAQVGVPDKRVNFIQTDAAINPGNSGGPLLNAEGEVIGVNTAIRSDAQGLGFAIPIDTAARIANKLFTRGSVDHPFLGIQMVDLTPATKEDVNQETNLNIQQERGVLIVRVIRRSPSHRAGLREGDIIQKIDGKQIRKASEVQERVESSDVGVVLKMEVNRNGKVETFKVTPEAFPVNEG is encoded by the coding sequence ATGAGTTTATCGTTCAAGAGTCTGACCACGGCGCTTATTTTGCTCGTTATAGGAGGTGCTGCTGGATGGTGGGGTAGTCGTTTCTCAGTATATAGTCGTTCGTCAGATGAGTTTACTACAGTACCGGTCATAGTGCAACCTGGATCAGGACTTGTGATTCCCAAAGCCACGACTGGCTTAAGTGAAAACAATGACCGCAATTTTATCGCCTCAGCAGTAGAGAAAGTAGGGCCTGCCGTTGTTCGGATTAATGCTACACGCAAGGTCGCGAACCGACTTCCAGGAGCATTTAACAATCCGTTGTTACGCAGATTTTTTGGTTCAGAACAGCAAATTCCAGAAGAACGGATTGAGCGCGGTACTGGTTCGGGATTTATTCTCACGCCAGATGGTCGCGTACTAACAAATGCTCACGTTGTTGCTGATACTAACACCGTGCAAGTTACACTCAAAGATGGTCGCAGTTTTGAGGGCAAGGTTGTAGGGGTCGATGCTGTTACTGATGTGGCGGTCGTAAAAATTAAAGCTAATAATCTACCAGCAGTCAAATTGGGCAACTCACGTAACTTATCTCCAGGACAATGGGCGATCGCAATTGGTAATCCTTTGGGGTTAGATAATACAGTGACTGTTGGGATCATTAGTGCAACAGATCGCTCCAGCGCGCAAGTAGGTGTACCCGATAAACGAGTTAACTTTATTCAAACTGACGCAGCGATTAATCCTGGTAACTCAGGTGGTCCACTGCTAAACGCCGAGGGTGAAGTCATTGGTGTTAACACCGCAATTCGTTCAGATGCCCAAGGACTTGGTTTTGCAATTCCCATCGATACTGCCGCGAGAATTGCCAATAAACTTTTCACTAGAGGCAGTGTAGATCATCCTTTTCTGGGTATTCAAATGGTTGACCTTACACCCGCAACGAAGGAAGACGTCAATCAAGAAACGAATCTCAATATACAGCAAGAGCGCGGCGTACTCATTGTGCGCGTCATTAGGAGATCTCCCTCTCATCGTGCTGGTTTACGTGAAGGTGATATTATTCAGAAAATTGATGGTAAACAGATTCGCAAAGCATCCGAGGTACAAGAACGGGTTGAATCGAGTGACGTTGGTGTTGTGCTCAAAATGGAAGTCAACCGTAACGGCAAAGTTGAAACTTTTAAGGTAACACCCGAAGCCTTTCCTGTAAACGAAGGTTAG
- a CDS encoding LysM peptidoglycan-binding domain-containing M23 family metallopeptidase, protein MTLRYSTLLSALPLGLLLFISPQGHSASTNDASETARVCPQPALSRLTRHKVAPGETLDSIAQKYNLISATLIGINPALRTGQIAVGSEIIIPPFNGIRVEVPSNQSWQQIATKYKVRADVLFEANGCQPVSQFVFVPGVNWSPEAPSTSASSQFTEYPLPTKATVAMGYGWQINPNTGQVFFHSGVDLLAPTGTAVRAVSAGTVAFAGEQGSYGNLVVVNHQEGRQTRYAHLQKVSVTTGQIVQPGQVLGTVGITGNPTSTEPHLHFEVRYNSALGWVAEEPTL, encoded by the coding sequence ATGACTTTACGCTACTCGACACTTTTATCCGCACTACCTCTAGGCTTATTACTATTCATCAGTCCTCAAGGACATTCTGCATCTACTAATGACGCCTCGGAAACGGCTAGAGTTTGTCCTCAACCAGCACTATCGCGGCTAACTCGTCACAAAGTAGCCCCAGGTGAAACCTTAGATTCCATAGCACAGAAATATAATCTTATTTCTGCTACCCTGATCGGGATAAACCCCGCACTCCGCACCGGACAGATCGCAGTTGGCAGTGAAATTATCATTCCTCCCTTCAATGGGATTCGGGTAGAAGTCCCATCTAACCAATCTTGGCAGCAAATCGCCACAAAATACAAAGTTCGGGCTGATGTTTTATTTGAGGCTAATGGTTGTCAACCAGTGTCGCAATTTGTGTTTGTTCCTGGCGTAAATTGGTCACCAGAGGCTCCCAGCACAAGTGCAAGTAGTCAATTTACAGAGTATCCCTTGCCGACAAAAGCTACAGTAGCGATGGGGTATGGTTGGCAGATCAACCCGAATACAGGTCAAGTTTTCTTTCACAGTGGAGTTGATTTGTTAGCACCTACTGGAACTGCAGTACGCGCAGTTAGTGCCGGAACTGTAGCCTTTGCAGGAGAACAAGGTAGTTATGGCAATCTTGTTGTTGTTAATCACCAAGAAGGACGTCAAACTCGCTACGCCCACTTACAAAAAGTTAGTGTAACAACAGGACAAATAGTGCAACCAGGGCAAGTCTTGGGAACTGTAGGGATAACAGGAAATCCTACATCTACGGAGCCTCATTTACATTTTGAAGTCCGCTATAACTCTGCCCTTGGTTGGGTTGCAGAAGAACCTACGTTGTAA
- a CDS encoding ABC transporter ATP-binding protein yields the protein MTTELRNQEITIQPEDSEVVLSVERISKKFCRNLRRSLLYGVQDIATELSGGKRTSAKLRSQEFWALKDVSFQLRRGEAVGLVGSNGAGKSTLLRIISGLINPDTGSVKIRGRLAPLIALGAGFNPILTGRENIYANMSILGLSTKEIKAKFEEVVDFAEIWEAIDAPVQNYSSGMAARLGFACAVHTEPDIFLIDEVLSVGDVKFKMKCHRRLAKLRENGTAFVLVSHNSHSILNICNTAIYLAKGQLITVGETEAVVRKYEEDLCLSGMEKATGPLILPKKSPDESFGLDITLVCFKDAQGNILETPMSGEPANLCVECFAHKYIDNANLGVVVKSLSGENDRVLYFTSASDNEFLKISPGNTELQIQMPYCCLIPGAYTAKIYIKSGVCSFDVVESFRFTVQADKTISRCLFYQPRTWKVISK from the coding sequence ATGACAACTGAATTGAGGAATCAAGAAATTACAATTCAGCCTGAAGATAGCGAAGTAGTGCTGAGTGTAGAGAGGATATCTAAAAAGTTTTGCAGAAACTTGAGACGATCTTTACTCTATGGCGTGCAAGATATTGCTACAGAGTTATCAGGAGGAAAGAGAACAAGTGCTAAGTTGCGATCGCAAGAATTTTGGGCATTAAAAGATGTAAGCTTTCAACTACGGCGCGGTGAAGCTGTTGGATTAGTAGGCTCAAATGGAGCGGGGAAAAGTACACTTTTACGTATTATTAGTGGTTTAATTAACCCAGATACAGGTTCAGTAAAAATTAGAGGAAGATTAGCACCTCTAATCGCATTAGGTGCTGGATTTAATCCTATCCTGACAGGAAGAGAAAATATCTATGCGAATATGTCTATCTTGGGTTTGTCTACAAAAGAAATTAAAGCCAAATTTGAGGAAGTTGTAGACTTTGCCGAAATCTGGGAAGCCATCGATGCACCAGTACAAAATTACAGTTCTGGTATGGCAGCACGGCTAGGTTTTGCTTGTGCAGTTCACACAGAACCAGATATTTTTCTGATAGATGAAGTGCTGTCTGTCGGGGATGTTAAATTCAAAATGAAATGCCACCGCAGGCTCGCAAAATTGCGCGAGAATGGCACAGCTTTTGTCTTAGTTTCTCACAACTCGCATAGTATCCTTAACATTTGTAACACGGCAATATATTTGGCAAAAGGTCAATTAATTACTGTAGGAGAAACTGAAGCGGTAGTACGTAAATACGAAGAAGATCTCTGTCTTAGTGGTATGGAAAAAGCTACCGGACCACTAATATTGCCTAAAAAGTCTCCAGATGAAAGTTTTGGATTAGATATTACCTTGGTTTGTTTTAAAGATGCACAAGGAAACATCTTAGAGACTCCGATGTCTGGGGAACCTGCTAATTTATGTGTAGAATGCTTTGCACATAAGTATATTGATAACGCAAACTTAGGGGTTGTAGTTAAATCTTTATCTGGAGAAAATGATCGCGTACTGTATTTTACCTCTGCAAGTGATAATGAGTTTTTAAAAATTTCTCCAGGAAATACTGAGTTGCAAATACAAATGCCGTATTGTTGCTTAATACCTGGTGCATACACTGCAAAAATCTACATCAAAAGCGGCGTATGTTCCTTTGATGTAGTTGAATCTTTTAGATTCACTGTACAGGCAGATAAAACTATCAGTAGATGTTTATTCTATCAACCACGAACATGGAAAGTCATTAGTAAGTAG
- a CDS encoding glycosyltransferase family 2 protein → MSNPLISIIIPTHNRPELLPRAVESALAQTLDDFEVIVVDDASTELVQLPEHPRLRLIRLDQSHGGAGARNVGTKAAQGRWITYLDDDDRLLPHMAAVSLDALSRTQLPTPVGVISGIEVVDAEDKVISKRLPPPLRPKGAHFSLEKLEPGKSYNTKQTLVVERDVILKIGSWDEAFRSRVHSELFFRLNPACSILGLPTITYQMYAHQENRVSRNPTLRQESFNRLIRKHESLFKAHPKMFADFILENARKYYEMGQPGVAVSHILWAIQIHPRYTFRKVTGEFQEKLKQR, encoded by the coding sequence ATGAGCAATCCGCTTATTAGTATAATCATTCCTACACACAACCGACCCGAATTGCTACCGCGAGCTGTTGAAAGTGCTTTAGCACAAACTTTGGATGATTTTGAGGTGATAGTTGTAGATGATGCTTCTACAGAGCTAGTACAACTACCAGAACATCCTCGTTTGCGGTTAATTCGTCTCGATCAGTCTCATGGAGGTGCAGGTGCTCGTAATGTAGGTACAAAAGCAGCACAAGGACGATGGATTACTTACCTTGATGACGATGATCGCCTACTTCCCCATATGGCTGCTGTATCATTAGATGCATTATCTCGAACTCAGTTGCCAACTCCTGTAGGTGTAATTTCGGGAATTGAGGTTGTCGATGCAGAAGATAAAGTTATTAGCAAGCGTCTACCACCGCCACTACGTCCAAAAGGCGCACATTTTTCTTTAGAGAAACTCGAACCTGGAAAATCGTATAACACAAAGCAAACATTGGTAGTAGAACGTGATGTCATTCTCAAAATAGGTAGCTGGGATGAAGCATTTCGTTCGCGGGTGCATTCAGAATTGTTTTTCAGATTAAATCCTGCATGCTCGATTTTGGGTTTACCAACCATTACATATCAGATGTATGCACATCAAGAAAATCGCGTGTCGCGCAACCCTACACTTCGTCAAGAAAGCTTCAATCGTTTAATACGTAAGCACGAATCTCTGTTCAAAGCACATCCTAAAATGTTTGCTGATTTTATTCTTGAAAATGCTCGTAAATACTACGAAATGGGGCAACCTGGTGTAGCCGTTTCCCATATATTATGGGCGATACAAATTCATCCGCGATACACCTTCAGAAAAGTTACTGGGGAATTTCAAGAAAAACTCAAACAGCGATAG
- a CDS encoding GMC oxidoreductase has protein sequence MRQFGGTSNVWTGKWKYLQPLDFDGRPWVANSGWPIRFADLLEHYRSAAKDYGFGDLEAEAIRPEITALRAKLAAGGLKMSSFYWEETPTRTAIRFGEEMRRSKNLHVVLGATATKLRLDDSCQRVTAVICRSLEGRELIVEGEVIIIATGAFETARLLLASNRQLPSGIGNAHDLVGRFYTDHPKHHTGTLQPGSLTRQYAQELQYAPKPRFCICFALDDATQREQELLEHVLYLKPIYEKPSDRLRRTLRFRPACRDGNGSVAAYRVKFVTEQVPHEGSRIKLGTECDALGQRKLEVDWCFTDQDQRSMAKTLQLLTQRFAEVGLGTFDFGDDPPCLETMTDAAHQMGTTRMASRPQEGVVDTNCRVFGIDNLYVASSAVFPTGPSYSPTFTILALARRLGQHLLQTLKISQI, from the coding sequence GTGCGTCAGTTTGGTGGCACAAGTAACGTCTGGACTGGCAAGTGGAAATACCTACAACCCTTAGATTTCGATGGTAGACCTTGGGTTGCCAACAGTGGCTGGCCAATCCGCTTCGCTGATCTCTTGGAACACTACCGTTCGGCAGCAAAAGATTACGGCTTTGGTGATTTAGAGGCAGAAGCCATACGTCCTGAAATTACGGCTCTTCGGGCAAAGCTCGCCGCAGGCGGTTTAAAAATGAGCAGCTTCTATTGGGAAGAGACACCCACACGCACGGCGATCCGTTTTGGTGAGGAGATGCGCCGCTCAAAAAACTTGCACGTCGTGCTAGGGGCGACCGCAACTAAGTTAAGACTTGACGATTCCTGTCAACGAGTGACCGCAGTCATTTGCCGCTCACTTGAGGGTCGAGAACTCATCGTCGAAGGCGAAGTCATTATCATTGCGACCGGAGCATTTGAAACCGCGCGCCTCCTACTTGCCTCAAACCGTCAACTCCCCAGTGGGATCGGCAATGCACACGACCTCGTTGGTCGCTTTTATACTGACCATCCTAAACACCATACAGGAACATTACAGCCAGGCTCTTTAACGCGACAATATGCCCAAGAGCTGCAATATGCCCCAAAACCACGTTTCTGTATATGCTTTGCGCTGGACGACGCAACCCAGCGAGAGCAAGAGCTGCTTGAGCATGTCTTGTACCTGAAACCAATCTACGAGAAGCCAAGCGATCGCCTGCGGCGAACCTTGCGGTTCCGTCCTGCCTGCCGAGACGGTAATGGCTCTGTCGCCGCCTACCGAGTCAAGTTTGTGACCGAGCAGGTTCCACATGAGGGCAGTCGTATTAAGCTGGGAACAGAATGCGACGCACTGGGTCAACGAAAACTGGAGGTTGATTGGTGCTTCACCGACCAGGATCAGCGTTCGATGGCGAAGACGCTGCAACTCTTGACGCAACGGTTCGCGGAGGTCGGACTCGGAACCTTTGACTTTGGAGACGATCCGCCGTGTTTGGAGACCATGACCGACGCAGCCCACCAAATGGGTACCACTCGTATGGCCAGTCGCCCCCAAGAGGGTGTCGTTGACACGAATTGTCGAGTGTTCGGTATCGACAATCTCTATGTGGCTAGTTCGGCAGTGTTTCCGACTGGTCCGTCGTACTCACCCACTTTCACAATCCTGGCACTCGCACGCCGCCTTGGTCAGCATCTGCTCCAAACCCTGAAAATCTCACAAATCTAG
- a CDS encoding glycosyltransferase, with the protein MKIAFVVLGFPELSQTFILNQITGLIDRGHSVDIYALKGSEVETSKLHPNVEKYQLLARTYYYSVPNLPRNIFWRLLKGFGLLTAKLYKSPEVWLRSLNIFQRSNAMSLRPLYKVIPLLGKPNQYDIIHCQFGLCGLQAMSLRKFGLLQGKLVVAFRGFDISEFIQQYGDGVYSELFKVGDFFLTNCDYFRQRLLKLGCAENKVMVHRSGLDCQRFIFNPVKVEQASIQIVTSGRLVEKKGIEYAIHAVAKLAKIKPNIEYKVIGDGPLRQPLQQLIEELNVTDTVKLLGWKDQEEIIEILKKSHIFIAPSVTAQSGDQDAPVNVLKEAMAIGLPVISTYHGGIPELIQDNVSGFLVTERNADAIAKKISYLLDNPQIWEQIAQAARREVETNYDLHKLNDELVDIYQQLLMQGFVRMSPQEVVRTAVTY; encoded by the coding sequence ATGAAAATAGCCTTTGTTGTTCTAGGCTTTCCTGAGTTATCGCAAACATTTATCCTAAATCAAATCACTGGGTTGATTGATCGGGGTCATTCAGTTGATATTTATGCCCTCAAAGGTTCAGAAGTAGAAACTTCTAAACTTCATCCAAATGTTGAAAAATATCAATTGTTAGCAAGAACGTACTACTATTCCGTCCCCAATCTACCTAGAAACATATTCTGGCGGCTCTTAAAAGGATTTGGACTACTCACTGCTAAGTTATACAAAAGTCCTGAGGTGTGGTTGCGATCGCTTAATATTTTTCAGCGCAGCAACGCAATGTCTTTGCGACCGTTGTACAAAGTCATTCCCCTATTAGGAAAACCAAATCAATACGATATCATCCACTGCCAGTTTGGTTTATGTGGACTGCAGGCAATGTCGCTGCGAAAATTTGGTTTGTTGCAGGGTAAATTAGTTGTTGCCTTTCGCGGTTTTGATATCAGCGAATTTATTCAACAGTATGGTGATGGCGTCTACAGCGAACTATTTAAGGTAGGTGATTTCTTCCTAACGAATTGCGATTATTTCCGACAGCGTTTACTCAAACTAGGTTGTGCAGAAAATAAAGTCATGGTACATCGCTCAGGACTAGACTGCCAGCGATTTATTTTTAATCCTGTCAAGGTAGAACAAGCTTCAATTCAAATTGTGACGAGTGGACGCCTTGTCGAAAAAAAAGGTATAGAATACGCTATTCATGCTGTAGCTAAACTTGCAAAAATTAAGCCGAACATTGAATACAAAGTGATTGGTGATGGACCCCTAAGGCAACCGTTGCAGCAACTCATTGAAGAATTAAATGTCACCGACACAGTCAAGTTATTAGGATGGAAAGATCAAGAAGAAATTATTGAAATTCTGAAAAAATCCCATATATTTATCGCCCCAAGTGTCACTGCCCAAAGTGGCGATCAAGATGCTCCCGTGAATGTTTTAAAAGAAGCAATGGCAATTGGATTGCCCGTGATTTCTACGTATCATGGCGGAATTCCTGAACTGATTCAAGATAACGTTTCTGGATTTCTAGTAACTGAGCGGAATGCCGATGCGATCGCTAAAAAAATAAGTTATCTTTTAGACAATCCCCAAATATGGGAACAGATTGCCCAAGCAGCTCGCAGGGAAGTAGAAACAAACTATGATTTGCATAAACTCAATGATGAGCTAGTCGATATTTATCAACAATTACTAATGCAAGGTTTTGTGCGGATGAGTCCTCAAGAGGTCGTGAGAACAGCCGTAACCTATTAA
- a CDS encoding glycosyltransferase family 2 protein produces the protein MPEPQVTIVVAPRERFSCAQQSLESIYEHTRIPFKLVYVDGGSPAKIKRYLEEQATEKQFQLIRTDHYLSPNKARNLGLAQVDSQYVVFIDNDVVVTPGWLQQLVKCAEETQATVVSPLICQGEPVHEEVHCAGGESGVKIETKGDRTRRRIVEKIYKQGRKVADVLPQLQRHQTGLAEFHCMIVRTEIFQRIGMLDEAILNTKEHVDFCMAVMETGGSVYLEPESIVTYVPGPPLELTDMPFYMLRWSDAWELTSLHRLRDKWNLTEDEYFKNRYNGLGWRRKTTIIKPLSRKISKTILRRQSKKVEDLLVSVDKALNKYLTNRYARKQLQTQPSQTPPQLLQKSPTTV, from the coding sequence ATGCCAGAACCACAAGTCACTATTGTTGTTGCACCACGAGAGCGTTTTAGCTGCGCACAACAATCATTGGAAAGCATTTATGAACATACGCGAATACCATTCAAGTTGGTATATGTTGATGGAGGTTCGCCAGCAAAAATCAAGCGTTATCTAGAAGAACAAGCTACTGAAAAACAGTTTCAACTCATTCGCACTGACCATTATCTCTCTCCTAATAAAGCGAGAAACTTAGGACTAGCGCAGGTAGACAGCCAGTATGTAGTTTTCATTGACAACGATGTTGTTGTTACCCCAGGTTGGTTACAACAATTAGTCAAGTGTGCTGAAGAAACACAAGCAACGGTTGTTAGTCCACTCATTTGTCAAGGTGAACCAGTACATGAAGAAGTGCACTGCGCTGGTGGTGAATCGGGAGTAAAAATAGAAACAAAAGGCGATCGCACTCGCCGCCGGATCGTGGAAAAAATCTATAAGCAAGGTCGTAAGGTTGCAGATGTGTTACCGCAACTCCAACGCCATCAAACAGGACTAGCAGAGTTCCATTGCATGATAGTTCGCACAGAAATCTTTCAGCGGATAGGGATGCTCGATGAAGCGATTTTAAATACCAAGGAACACGTAGATTTCTGCATGGCAGTCATGGAAACTGGGGGTAGCGTTTATTTAGAACCCGAATCAATTGTCACCTACGTACCAGGACCACCACTGGAATTAACCGATATGCCCTTCTATATGTTGCGTTGGAGCGACGCTTGGGAACTAACTAGTTTACATCGTTTACGTGACAAATGGAACCTCACGGAAGATGAGTATTTCAAAAATCGGTATAACGGTTTAGGTTGGCGCAGAAAAACAACCATTATCAAACCTTTGAGCCGCAAGATTAGCAAAACGATCTTAAGGCGTCAAAGCAAAAAAGTTGAGGATTTGCTAGTAAGTGTGGACAAGGCACTCAATAAATATCTTACTAATCGCTACGCTCGTAAACAGTTGCAGACGCAGCCCAGTCAAACGCCGCCACAACTGCTGCAAAAGTCCCCAACAACAGTTTGA
- a CDS encoding ABC transporter permease codes for MKNSSLRRIPPEVLYTPHSKLRHPIQLFKQMGRDLLASRELAWRLMVRNITAQYRQSFLGIAWAFLPPIVMAAGFTIASDANVINVGATDLPYPAYVMFSTALWQTFVEAINGPVQAVTVAKPMLARVNFPREAIVVAKVGEVFFNFGIKLLLIVALFLWFQITVSWTVILAFVALIHLVMLGTFFGLLLAPLGALYQDVSKGITLITGFWLFLTPVVFPVPRQGTFGILVNLNPVTPLLVTTRELATTGVVSEPYGFWVASLFAFMGLLLAWIAFRVSMPFVIERISS; via the coding sequence TTGAAAAATTCCAGTCTGAGACGAATACCGCCTGAAGTGCTTTATACGCCCCACAGTAAACTGAGACATCCAATTCAGTTGTTTAAGCAGATGGGACGGGACTTGCTAGCTTCGCGGGAATTAGCTTGGCGACTGATGGTACGCAATATAACTGCACAGTACCGTCAGTCTTTTCTTGGCATTGCTTGGGCTTTTTTACCACCAATCGTTATGGCAGCAGGCTTCACAATAGCAAGTGACGCCAACGTGATCAACGTGGGTGCGACAGATCTACCTTATCCAGCTTATGTGATGTTCAGTACCGCATTATGGCAGACGTTTGTAGAAGCCATCAATGGTCCTGTGCAAGCAGTGACAGTGGCAAAGCCGATGTTGGCGAGAGTAAATTTTCCGCGAGAGGCAATCGTTGTAGCGAAGGTAGGGGAAGTATTCTTTAACTTTGGTATTAAGCTGTTGCTGATTGTAGCCTTGTTTCTTTGGTTTCAGATTACAGTCAGCTGGACAGTAATTTTGGCATTTGTAGCACTGATTCATTTAGTGATGCTGGGAACATTCTTTGGTCTATTATTAGCTCCACTAGGTGCTTTGTATCAAGATGTTTCCAAAGGAATTACGCTGATTACAGGGTTTTGGCTATTCCTGACGCCAGTAGTGTTTCCAGTCCCTAGACAGGGAACCTTTGGAATACTTGTAAATCTTAATCCTGTAACTCCACTACTGGTCACAACGCGAGAATTAGCAACAACAGGAGTCGTTTCAGAACCTTATGGATTTTGGGTAGCGAGTCTTTTTGCTTTTATGGGATTATTGCTAGCATGGATAGCATTCCGTGTATCTATGCCTTTTGTGATTGAAAGGATAAGTTCTTAA
- a CDS encoding DUF760 domain-containing protein: MVFDPDFLSDDPQEESPANPLLNYLQRQSPEMLAHVARSVSPEIKEIISQNVQGLVGMLPAENFNVKISTDRDNLAGLLASAMMTGYFLRQMEQRMHLDDLADSVPLPRDSTGEQ; encoded by the coding sequence ATGGTATTTGATCCTGACTTTCTCAGTGATGATCCTCAAGAAGAGTCGCCAGCAAATCCACTACTAAACTACCTGCAGCGTCAATCACCGGAGATGTTAGCTCACGTAGCTCGATCCGTCAGTCCTGAAATCAAAGAAATCATTTCTCAGAATGTTCAAGGGCTGGTAGGTATGCTTCCTGCTGAGAATTTTAATGTGAAAATCTCTACAGATCGCGACAACTTAGCCGGACTTCTTGCTTCGGCAATGATGACAGGTTATTTCCTCCGCCAGATGGAACAGCGAATGCATCTCGATGATTTGGCTGACTCTGTGCCTTTACCGCGCGATTCTACAGGAGAACAATAA
- a CDS encoding RNA-guided endonuclease InsQ/TnpB family protein has protein sequence MLLGFKTELKLNNKQRTRVLKHCGVARHGWNWGLALTKQILDHNKLNPKQKIKFPSAIDLHKWLVALVKPENPWYFEVSKCAPQYALRDLRTAWDRCFKRVSGVPKFKKKGKSDSFELDGTIKICGSRKIQLPRLGVLKTYENLPQVKPKSATISRTANRWYISFKIEVEPSDTPKAVDAVGVDLGVKSLATLSTGEVFEGAKPYRQLEAKLSRLQWLNRHKQIGSANWKKAQRQIAKLHQRIANIRSYSLHKLTTYLAKNHGVIVIEDLNVSGLMANRKLAKAIADMGFYEFRRQLEYKTKLYGSSLMVVNRFYPSSKTCSQCGTKKEFLSLQERVFKCEHCSFECNRDLNAAINLKNAVSHTVSACGVDSADVATVKQENFSLLANVSKL, from the coding sequence ATGTTACTAGGATTTAAGACAGAACTCAAACTTAACAATAAGCAACGCACGAGAGTTTTAAAACACTGCGGCGTAGCTCGTCATGGCTGGAACTGGGGATTAGCTTTAACAAAACAAATACTCGACCACAACAAGTTAAATCCAAAACAGAAGATTAAGTTCCCTTCGGCAATTGATTTACATAAGTGGTTGGTTGCATTGGTGAAGCCGGAAAACCCTTGGTACTTTGAAGTATCAAAATGTGCGCCGCAGTATGCACTACGTGACTTGAGAACAGCTTGGGACAGGTGTTTTAAAAGGGTGTCTGGCGTTCCCAAGTTCAAAAAGAAAGGGAAAAGCGACTCATTTGAGTTAGACGGTACTATCAAAATCTGTGGTAGTCGTAAGATTCAACTCCCCCGATTAGGTGTACTCAAAACCTATGAAAACTTACCTCAAGTCAAACCCAAATCTGCCACTATTAGCCGCACGGCAAATCGTTGGTATATCTCATTCAAGATTGAGGTAGAGCCAAGTGATACGCCCAAAGCTGTCGATGCTGTTGGCGTTGACTTGGGTGTTAAATCCTTAGCCACCTTATCAACTGGTGAGGTATTTGAGGGCGCGAAACCGTACCGTCAGCTAGAAGCGAAACTATCTCGACTCCAATGGCTAAACCGACACAAACAGATCGGTTCAGCTAACTGGAAGAAGGCGCAGCGACAAATCGCAAAGCTACACCAACGTATTGCTAACATCCGCTCATATTCGTTACACAAGCTCACCACTTATCTAGCCAAGAACCACGGTGTGATAGTGATTGAGGATTTGAATGTGTCGGGGTTGATGGCAAACAGAAAGTTAGCCAAAGCAATTGCTGATATGGGCTTCTACGAGTTTCGCCGTCAGCTAGAGTACAAAACCAAACTCTACGGTAGTAGCTTGATGGTTGTCAACAGGTTTTATCCTAGCAGCAAGACTTGTTCTCAATGTGGAACAAAGAAAGAGTTTCTATCCCTACAAGAGCGTGTTTTCAAGTGTGAACACTGCTCGTTTGAGTGCAATAGAGATTTGAACGCTGCGATTAATCTCAAAAACGCGGTGAGTCACACCGTGTCAGCTTGTGGAGTGGATAGCGCCGACGTTGCCACTGTGAAGCAAGAAAATTTCAGTTTGTTAGCAAATGTTAGTAAATTATGA